A portion of the Calliphora vicina chromosome 5, idCalVici1.1, whole genome shotgun sequence genome contains these proteins:
- the LOC135961355 gene encoding uncharacterized protein LOC135961355 has protein sequence MKTNVKLLVFLVLFSSLVALTSSQSRYRNQRASSNRNRSSNRNRANNEPVEQGRTLGLIRPLLGLGLSTITRPFSPFGFDAPIAAADPYRPSSTSGGAQSDNYGGYGGYGGYGGYGGYGGYTPSYYGGFNLFGGYPAYRPNYGGYPQPFYGGYRPRPQVYPSNYGGYNQYNGYGGQQRPLYSNSRPSPIAQRPNVGQQQQPGLNSLSAISNPSSTPPAAGSGSANPQAAQVANLLGQLLGQQLRPLLNQGAASPAHDVPGVAPSSLEDKSYRSRNYYG, from the coding sequence atgaaaacgaATGTGAAATTGTTGGTATTTCTAGTGTTATTCAGTTCTCTAGTGGCGTTAACATCATCTCAAAGTCGTTACCGCAATCAGCGTGCCTCATCAAATCGTAACAGATCCTCGAACCGTAATCGAGCCAACAATGAACCAGTTGAGCAAGGCAGAACTTTGGGTCTTATACGACCTCTATTGGGTCTTGGTCTAAGTACCATTACAAGGCCATTTTCACCGTTTGGGTTTGATGCACCCATTGCAGCAGCTGATCCCTACAGACCGTCCTCAACATCTGGAGGAGCACAATCAGACAACTATGGTGGATACGGCGGCTATGGCGGATACGGTGGCTATGGCGGCTACGGTGGCTATACACCCAGCTATTATGGTGgatttaatttgtttggtgGTTATCCAGCATACAGACCAAATTATGGTGGTTATCCTCAACCTTTCTATGGCGGTTATAGACCTAGACCTCAAGTCTATCCCAGTAATTATGGCGGCTATAACCAATACAATGGCTATGGTGGTCAACAACGACCTCTTTATAGTAACTCCCGACCCAGCCCAATTGCTCAGCGTCCTAACGTGggtcaacaacaacaaccaggCCTTAATAGTTTGAGTGCCATATCTAATCCTTCTTCAACCCCACCAGCGGCTGGCAGTGGCTCTGCAAATCCTCAAGCAGCCCAAGTAGCCAACTTATTGGGACAACTTTTGGGCCAGCAATTACGTCCACTTTTAAATCAGGGCGCTGCATCCCCGGCTCACGATGTTCCTGGCGTAGCACCGAGTAGTTTGGAAGACAAAAGTTATAGAAGCCGCAATTATTATGGTTAA